One Zingiber officinale cultivar Zhangliang chromosome 10B, Zo_v1.1, whole genome shotgun sequence genomic window, TTTCGCCATGTATTtaaggaagaaaataataaaaaaattaatacagggaaaaaggaaaaaaaaaaaagaattttttcccCCATGTGTTCAAGgagaaaaagaattaaaaaaaattaaaatatagggAGGGATTAACCATTAAAAAAAGgcagttaaaaaaataaagaaaaaataaatattgaaACAAAACCCAACGGCTTCACGCGACCATCACGGTCTTGCCAATCGACGGGCAGAACGATAAATTCCGTCCATGCTGACCAGTACAGTATGAGATTTTAGACTATAGTACTTATGCAAAATGATAGGAGCTTAGAGTTGATCAATGAGGTAAACATAAAAATTATCCAATGTACTGCAAGTAGTTTTACTATCAACTACATTTTGAATCATATTGAATATCACATCAATACCtattaaatattcttttcttcTCTAAGCATCACCATAAATAATGGTCTAGAAATATTGTTCAAATGAGTCATCAACTTGATTCAACTATAACAGTGTTATTGTATAGCCAATAAACATGGATTCAAGAGATCTTCTTTCAAGTCTCTTAGTTAACATTATATTAGTAGTGACAAGATTTCAAGGAATATGCAAAATTGATCAGCTCTAGTAAAATTGATCAGCTCTATACAAAGATATATGAATTAAGCATTACAACAGAATTGATATAAATTTACAAGTTTACGAATAGAAATCATCAAATGCAGCTTCTGAATGTGGACTATCTGACATTAATGAATATAAAATTTCATTCTCAGATCAAGTTTTTATGTCAGTTGTTCTTGCCGCTCTTATTCGGGAAACAAAACTCTCTCCAACACTGCCTAAGTCATTACTTGCAACTAATTTTGTGCCAAAGCATTGATAAAACATGTTCAGTCGGTTATCATTGCCATCAATTTCAGCCATTTCCAAAACATTTTTCTTTGGAATCAAGCAATAAAGGAATGGAGAACCATTGTCGATTCCCACTCGGACCAATGAAATAGAGTCAGGGCCTGTAGAACATGGATCATAAAGAACAGAAAAATTACCAAAAGAGAGGTCCGGTGTTTGAAAGAAATTGTCCAAATTTGACATATCTTCTTTCACATCCACTACATTCATGACTGGAAATATTGACCGCTTCCTAGCAGCCCTAGCTATATTAGCTGCTTCCCTGAAACCACTAAGCAAAGCTCCATGCATGGTAGCGGGATACCTCCTATTGGTTGCCTCACCAGCAAAGAATACCCTTCCATTGCCCACACTCTCGGCCAAAATGTCATAATCATCCCCAGAAGATCCAATAGCAACATAAGAATATGATCCATAAGTAAACTTATCCGAACCCCATCTAGTGCATATCACCTGAAGAGGCTTTGGGACCTTGATCCCCTTGGGCAAAAAAATTTCCCTAATAACTTCCAATACCCTCTCAACATTTTCCTGCGCAGATGTTCTCTCAAATTTAGTAGCAGCCTCCCCTGCAACAAGGGCAACGAGAAGTGGTCCTCCTGCAACTGAGGAATAACTATAGAACAGAAAGAATTCACCACGATTACTTGAATCCTCTGTTAAGTGCCCAAAAGTATCAAGCTCACCATCCCAAAAAACATGGGGAAACAACATTAAAACCTTATTAAGTAATCCAAAACCCAGTCTTTTGATAGCATCTTGCTTCTCTTGTGGTAGTTCAGGCACAAACTCAATGCATTCCTTCTTGAGAACCCCCAAGGGAACAGTACATAATGCCATGTCACCACGAAAAATTTGCCCACCAGCATACACCATCACCCCATCACATCCATACTGGATTCGGTTGACTGTCCTTCCATAGAAGATAGGAATGCCCTCTGCAAGAGCTCGAATGAAGCGCCCATTGCCACCAGGAATGAAACAGTGATCACCGCCCATCTCATAGGGGTCATCTTGGTCCCAGTGGTCCATGGAGAGGTCTGAGAGTGGGGCGGCATTGGCATACTCGAGGTTGGCAAGGTGCCAATCAAGTAACATCCTTTCCTCCAAAGAATCAGCAATACCATAAGCTTTGCGAAAGGACTCTAGGGCAGTCCCAAGGGAGGCATCCATGCACTTGAGCTCATCAATAATGGCATGCCGGAACTTGCACACCTTTTCAAGAAGCTGGTTGAATGCTTTTTCAAGGCTCTTGTCGATGTCAGTGTCCACTGGTCGGCCATCAGGGAGGTACAGAGGACACAAGTCGCGAATCTTGTGGAGTGGGAAGCCAAGCTGACGAGCAAGAACACCGAAAGGATTGCCGTTGATGCCAGTGAGCACGCTGCCACCGAGATCAGCAGCTGCAACGACAGCCGGCGTGGTGGAGGAAGATTCCATCTTTTTGGTGTAGACACGTCCCCCCGGGCGACGGCGGCCCTCAAAGATAGCGACCTTGAAGCCGAATGAAAGCAGGTGGCGAGCGGCTCCCAAGCCAGCGAGGCCAGCGCCAACTATCAGGACGGAGGGTGCGGGAAGGGTTGGCAGGCGCTTTGGAGGGGCAGCGATGATAGAGGGGGCCAGGCCGAAGTTGATGAAGCCATGTTCTAACAAGAAACTGTAGGCGGCAGAGACGAGCACTCGGTGCTCTGATCGAATCGCCTCCATGGAGTGAGCCTCCGTGATCCACATCGAGGGATTCGATCGCCACCTGGCGATGATGTGGTTGCGGACGACGATGTAGTTAGCCTGCGAAGCCCCTCCAAGAACAGGAACCACATTTGCCTCGATCTCCTCTTCGGTGAGGGAATCGACAGGGAAACCGACCGCACTGGCAGTCAGCGCCTCGACATCGAGCTCGCGCGCAAGGCGGAGGGAGGACGACGGTGGGCGGCCGCGGCCTCGCCGGACGGGGCCGGAGTCGTTGATCTGCATCTGAATCATCTCGTCGATGAGCTTCTCGCTGTAGATCACGGATGAGGAGCGAGTGGAGGGGGGACGGAGGGTGCGGAGCCGAGCGGTGGGGACCATCTCCGGGAACTGCTTCTTGCGGCGGCGGCGCTTCCGGCCGGATAAGGAACCCACAGCGGGAGAAGATGTAGGAGGGTGGACATCGGCGGAGGACGAAGGCGGGGGAAGGGCGGCGAGGGGAGAGACGAGAATAACGGCCTTAGTATCGAGATCAGAAgcagggagaggaggaagaggaggaagaggaggaggaacaCCCGGAGATACATCATGAGAAGAGGGAACCACTTTCTCCTCCGCCATGGTTGTTTCTACCCTTCGCTGCCAAACCCTGGAATTGGGTACTTAAAGTGGGGAAATCTAGCCATCAGGATTTCACTTGAAACTTAGTATATTGAGTGAATAGGGattaagattattttttttttaacgagggttgatctatatattttttttgttttttttgtttttgtttttatttttttataaagaaaGGTTGATCTCTAGACTTATTATTATAAgtgttttttaatttatcttgatatttatataaaaaaaattatggggCCGGACAAGGACAAGGTTGATGATCCTAGTATTATTTAGTATAAGAtgtcaacttaaaaaaaatatgttcaCGACCAAGTTTAGCATTCAGTCTGacaagaatttatttatattcgttcaattcatataaaattaattaactaaataaatttgaataacttaataaattaaacgaacaaaattaaatatatatgtaTTTAGCTCGTTAATATTATGAACGGAgagttcataaaaaataataaatatataaaggaatttttaaaatgaacaaatagatttgtattatcaaactcaataacaaattaaaaataaatttaaaaggtaaaagtttcaaataattaaaaaaacttaaattaagagtttgataatatcttaatgaatcaaatttaaactaaacttaaacaaaactcaaatctatataaaaaaaaaagtcaaacttgaacgatcatttttttttataagctCATCCCattactgtaacgaccacccttcttactactactactactctctaagggtgaccgttacttaactactaactttacttaaccggtgtgattaaaaaccacatggaaaccctaccgaaaaattttggcagagtctcccctgtaccggtgaccatatccgtaaatacatacagagtatactcagccacaggcggctggaacatatattttacaaccacgcagtttatatatatgaaaagaatcaaaatactgaaagaaataactctatcaatgcatgataaaaacactccaatgaaaatagcatacacaagttctaaattcttttaacaattcgacgaaagcaatcttaataattttttttttaaactaagtcccaaggtctctccatagtcctggcatcatacaccgtcacagcatctccttgtcgccttcctttcatactttagcttttcctttatctgcagtaggaggaaatgcagtctataagcataaagcttagtgagcgctatctactcacaaaaactcgatatgcatgtatatgaaaaaacatgctaaaactggatGCTAGCAGGTAAAGCCACTCATGCTcataaaatagcaaagaaatcgactaacagaaaagctaacatgtatagctactcatgctcataaatggcaaagaaatcatgctaactgaaatactaaacatgtatggctaatcatgctcataaatagcaaagaaatcatgctaactgaaatactaaacatgtacagctaatcatgctcataaatagcgaagaaactaactgaagagctaacatgtaaagataatcatagaactatcatgtgtatcaataagaaactgaattgatacctaagctaaactaattaatgctaaactgagtctaacttgtattcacataactaatttgtgaagttttgaaaactatttacataatagatcaaaataataatcatgctgctgatgggcccggcaactgtacttgctgtgcgcgcatccctaactaaacccgggattgcaagttccgagtctagtagggtttactaggttatctaaacctagggacaactgtgggagcccaacccaatggatatctaatccagtacagtgccactgctgaaaataaaatactgatttcatagctagttttcttaccttgcttttgttagagtgtatactaaaagcctagcttttggtataaacatttatctagaaataagaatcacattggtcaaatgtctacatttgtgataaatgtagttgttcaattaatttatattgtagataacatggtgtgtggtgtcacacacagaggatcatgttatcagtaccttataaattataaacagtagctcacgaccaaaatggaaaggaacaaaccattagaaggtcgtagtgtaattaggtatcagtttatcttgactgtataattacactagtacacttagagtgtattgagtaggaccatttgaggtcgtttcttttatactgattttataaagaaacaaagacctcggttattatggaagtgtgtgctcttaatcctaatataataacaagcacatatatttgatatttatttctttaatttatcaatgggtgagatttagttcgatgaatcaataagcccgataagttgggaaatgatatcacttatagtgtgtgttgttgattatagaaggaagcgtgtcctagagatactaggttgataatgtcctcaagagga contains:
- the LOC122029375 gene encoding lysine-specific histone demethylase 1 homolog 1-like isoform X3; protein product: MAEEKVVPSSHDVSPGVPPPLPPLPPLPASDLDTKAVILVSPLAALPPPSSSADVHPPTSSPAVGSLSGRKRRRRKKQFPEMVPTARLRTLRPPSTRSSSVIYSEKLIDEMIQMQINDSGPVRRGRGRPPSSSLRLARELDVEALTASAVGFPVDSLTEEEIEANVVPVLGGASQANYIVVRNHIIARWRSNPSMWITEAHSMEAIRSEHRVLVSAAYSFLLEHGFINFGLAPSIIAAPPKRLPTLPAPSVLIVGAGLAGLGAARHLLSFGFKVAIFEGRRRPGGRVYTKKMESSSTTPAVVAAADLGGSVLTGINGNPFGVLARQLGFPLHKIRDLCPLYLPDGRPVDTDIDKSLEKAFNQLLEKVCKFRHAIIDELKCMDASLGTALESFRKAYGIADSLEERMLLDWHLANLEYANAAPLSDLSMDHWDQDDPYEMGGDHCFIPGGNGRFIRALAEGIPIFYGRTVNRIQYGCDGVMVYAGGQIFRGDMALCTVPLGVLKKECIEFVPELPQEKQDAIKRLGFGLLNKVLMLFPHVFWDGELDTFGHLTEDSSNRGEFFLFYSYSSVAGGPLLVALVAGEAATKFERTSAQENVERVLEVIREIFLPKGIKVPKPLQVICTRWGSDKFTYGSYSYVAIGSSGDDYDILAESVGNGRVFFAGEATNRRYPATMHGALLSGFREAANIARAARKRSIFPVMNVVDVKEDMSNLDNFFQTPDLSFVVIIIFGLPRGITSYASY
- the LOC122029375 gene encoding lysine-specific histone demethylase 1 homolog 1-like isoform X1 encodes the protein MAEEKVVPSSHDVSPGVPPPLPPLPPLPASDLDTKAVILVSPLAALPPPSSSADVHPPTSSPAVGSLSGRKRRRRKKQFPEMVPTARLRTLRPPSTRSSSVIYSEKLIDEMIQMQINDSGPVRRGRGRPPSSSLRLARELDVEALTASAVGFPVDSLTEEEIEANVVPVLGGASQANYIVVRNHIIARWRSNPSMWITEAHSMEAIRSEHRVLVSAAYSFLLEHGFINFGLAPSIIAAPPKRLPTLPAPSVLIVGAGLAGLGAARHLLSFGFKVAIFEGRRRPGGRVYTKKMESSSTTPAVVAAADLGGSVLTGINGNPFGVLARQLGFPLHKIRDLCPLYLPDGRPVDTDIDKSLEKAFNQLLEKVCKFRHAIIDELKCMDASLGTALESFRKAYGIADSLEERMLLDWHLANLEYANAAPLSDLSMDHWDQDDPYEMGGDHCFIPGGNGRFIRALAEGIPIFYGRTVNRIQYGCDGVMVYAGGQIFRGDMALCTVPLGVLKKECIEFVPELPQEKQDAIKRLGFGLLNKVLMLFPHVFWDGELDTFGHLTEDSSNRGEFFLFYSYSSVAGGPLLVALVAGEAATKFERTSAQENVERVLEVIREIFLPKGIKVPKPLQVICTRWGSDKFTYGSYSYVAIGSSGDDYDILAESVGNGRVFFAGEATNRRYPATMHGALLSGFREAANIARAARKRSIFPVMNVVDVKEDMSNLDNFFQTPDLSFGNFSVLYDPCSTGPDSISLVRVGIDNGSPFLYCLIPKKNVLEMAEIDGNDNRLNMFYQCFGTKLVASNDLGSVGESFVSRIRAARTTDIKT
- the LOC122029375 gene encoding lysine-specific histone demethylase 1 homolog 1-like isoform X2, which translates into the protein MAEEKVVPSSHDVSPGVPPPLPPLPPLPASDLDTKAVILVSPLAALPPPSSSADVHPPTSSPAVGSLSGRKRRRRKKQFPEMVPTARLRTLRPPSTRSSSVIYSEKLIDEMIQMQINDSGPVRRGRGRPPSSSLRLARELDVEALTASAVGFPVDSLTEEEIEANVVPVLGGASQANYIVVRNHIIARWRSNPSMWITEAHSMEAIRSEHRVLVSAAYSFLLEHGFINFGLAPSIIAAPPKRLPTLPAPSVLIVGAGLAGLGAARHLLSFGFKVAIFEGRRRPGGRVYTKKMESSSTTPAVVAAADLGGSVLTGINGNPFGVLARQLGFPLHKIRDLCPLYLPDGRPVDTDIDKSLEKAFNQLLEKVCKFRHAIIDELKCMDASLGTALESFRKAYGIADSLEERMLLDWHLANLEYANAAPLSDLSMDHWDQDDPYEMGGDHCFIPGGNGRFIRALAEGIPIFYGRTVNRIQYGCDGVMVYAGGQIFRGDMALCTVPLGVLKKECIEFVPELPQEKQDAIKRLGFGLLNKVLMLFPHVFWDGELDTFGHLTEDSSNRGEFFLFYSYSSVAGGPLLVALVAGEAATKFERTSAQENVERVLEVIREIFLPKGIKVPKPLQVICTRWGSDKFTYGSYSYVAIGSSGDDYDILAESVGNGRVFFAGEATNRRYPATMHGALLSGFREAANIARAARKRSIFPVMNVVDVKEDMSNLDNFFQTPDLSFDGWVVSVSSIPFKFTRNLLPSVYRRF